One part of the Nematostella vectensis chromosome 8, jaNemVect1.1, whole genome shotgun sequence genome encodes these proteins:
- the LOC116610300 gene encoding glycerophosphocholine phosphodiesterase GPCPD1 isoform X1 codes for MECGSIEVQLHFHNADGYPVEIYGDTEHKSYIIRVETRDLYNDASNPAKQSGINEQVKLKVLEGFDCLEASGEDSEHQLTDANFLTFSTMTKNLSNLALCISIFTPGHTSTDPTLVGKGYVTAAYLTGSIGRITTTINNSTGFPIGHVKVGYVLVRAWSLPEGASYHPSESIEKSMSGPFLCGHRGAGESFNTTTPSEFPENTIAAFKAAKSLGVHFVEFDVHVTKDHVPVVFHDDTVKLSVETSNQKFAIDFEIPVKDLTFQQTRHVKVWQRSVVLDDPENDSVIDGFTDKVVAEKALFKDPLKRHHEKSLFPTLKEAFLEVSSETGFFIEVKYPMETTVSGNVDHLCTDGNILVDSILNVVFENAGSRKVFFICFDPNICTMLKLKQNRFPVMFLSSCENDLWVPYKDMRTRNIASAVAFAKSLGLDGLSLFSTALMQAPADIDRVKKEGLTLSTWGHENNQAEKRQWQHEKGIRYITLDRVCDLLS; via the exons ATGGAATGTGGGTCAATCGAAGTCCAACTGCACTTCCACAATGCtgatgggtaccctgtggagATATATGGTGATACAGAACACAAGTCCTACATCATCCGAGTGGAAACTAGAGACTTATATAATGATGCCAGCAATCCTGCCAAG caatctGGCATCAATGAACAAGTTAAGCTTAAG GTTCTAGAGGGATTTGACTGCTTAGAGGCTTCAGGGGAGGACAGTGAGCACCAGCTAACTGATGCAAACTTTCTCACATTCTCCACAATGACAAAAAATCTGTCAAACTTG GCTCTTTGTATTAGCATATTCACTCCTGGCCATACTAGTACCGACCCTACCCTGGTTGGTAAAGGCTATGTCACTGCTGCATACTTGACAGGCAGTATAGGAAGAATCACAACAACAATCAACAACTCAACAGGATTCCCCATTGGACATGTTAAAG TTGGTTATGTCCTGGTGAGGGCGTGGTCACTTCCAGAAGGCGCTTCTTATCACCCCTCTGAGTCCATTGAGAAGAGCATGTCTGGCCCGTTCTTGTGTGGTCACAGGGGAGCTGGCGAATCTTTTAATACTACAAC ACCTTCAGAATTTCCAGAAAATACAATAGCGGCATTTAAAGCAGCAAAATCGCTG GGTGTTCACTTTGTAGAGTTTGATGTCCATGTGACCAAGGACCATGTGCCCGTCGTATTTCATGATGACACAGTCAAGTTATCCGTAGAG ACTTCAAATCAAAAGTTTGCCATTGATTTTGAGATCCCGGTGAAAGACCTCACATTTCAACAGACAAGACATGTTAAG GTCTGGCAACGAAGTGTAGTTTTGGACGATCCGGAAAATGACAGCGTTATAGATG GTTTTACAGACAAGGTTGTTGCCGAAAAAGCTCTCTTCAAAGACCCCTTGAAAAGACACCACGAAAAAAGTTTGTTCCCGACACTCAAAGAG GCGTTTCTAGAAGTTTCAAGTGAAACTGGGTTTTTCATTGAGGTGAAATACCCTATGGAGACCACG GTCAGCGGTAACGTGGACCATCTCTGCACTGACGGTAACATACTCGTAGACTCCATCCTTAATGTTGTATTCGAGAATGCGGGCTCAAGGAAGGTCTTCTTCATCTGCTTCGACCCTAATATCTGTACTAT GTTAAAACTCAAACAAAACCGCTTCCCTGTAATGTTCTTGTCTTCCTGTGAAAACGACCTATGGGTGCCATATAAGGACATGCGAACCCGCAATATAGCGTCAGCGGTAGCGTTCGCCAAGTCCCTTGGACTGGATGGGTTGTCGCTGTTCTCCACAGCCTTAATGCAGGCTCCAGCAGACATTGACAGGGTAAAGAAAGAGGGCCTCACGCTATCAACGTGGGGTCATGAGAACAACCAGGCAGAGAAACGACAATGGCAGCACGAGAAAGGAATCAGATACATTACATTAGACAG GGTTTGTGATCTGTTGTCCTGA
- the LOC116610302 gene encoding uncharacterized protein LOC116610302 translates to MESPTGFRRKDVLPSSLSTHRAKYERQKSIRAERFQKLHEERERILQERERLLARIKDDGIELPTSRVSSASVNAVLEKARQKIPQYEEKIRRVKHAKNRRKQISDTVYKGELGIGSYEPWQLEDFYFVRDFVRSWVDDILEFITFEPFKKDVVVNFAAQFKKELDTEQSELEFSEAVDGVGETLLEEVIKELLADAADECVNVHHQAQQFMISIILNALTPDNADDAIRTQLSNTFQQMQKERVKRPNIWQHNQKLYFLGDEAESKPHTADDTFDGEVLSFHGQTPYDEKPLNELSQTFKQFRDIESQYWMGYSPVSTFLPLPKRYRGVSCTALSSDHALLALGTIQGDVVVWDLLLYPPRVLRSVKGNVAIMSIQWSKDTSRILTLNSQGTVELWSVGNTLIVSQNVLGFEPVEQNLGFKASNLTSILRIDPQSLKITEGPLMSVTHVIGKPCCAEFHPSLTFLGKQGAIMVGMVTGNILKLNTSGSENAVLFPKISNSTPNKISAGIEVELFKAHKHPVILIEFVNNSVTMVTADSMGYIYMWQYSEDNFSGFGWFTPISSYQLDMTELTYEPVDESSEKEEFVDTVKGAGKIRELSRQDMIAKRKKTQTLINSLRFGKPWKIEEVGDNKVKYYYTPRHVPENGATFHCVTYYKENKLLAQYTTQMYKHHRIPSSKLMSCSLDPSGDKLLFALLFKEAPSKEAHVSFVTINLRPVGVSTNVIEYPLNTTEYKQCMEGDACALDVTKIIDATGSQYMFSNICGSLNGFSLTSGSTVVAASQENWIGCHLGVEQAVTFSNARVTLACPALGLIMLLHAPRQSTLTLIHFKDKNTAIQRQDTWAAFCALRAFNAASPSPQGQGQVLSRRAWTFDGFTDCHVAFTMETLVLDLVDDAIQIADGKFMEEQAKAYTLQNRFHPFIKRN, encoded by the coding sequence ATGGAGTCGCCTACAGGATTTAGACGGAAGGATGTGCTCCCCAGTTCGCTTAGTACACATAGAGCCAAATACGAAAGGCAAAAGAGCATTCGCGCTGAACGATTCCAAAAACTCCACGAAGAGCGGGAAAGAATATTACAAGAACGTGAAAGATTGTTAGCGAGAATCAAAGATGATGGAATAGAGCTGCCTACATCAAGAGTTAGCAGTGCTAGTGTTAATGCTGTCTTAGAAAAAGCTCGTCAAAAGATTCCACAATATGAGGAAAAGATTCGTCGAGTAAAACACGCGAAGAATAGGAGAAAGCAAATCTCTGACACAGTTTACAAAGGGGAGTTGGGGATAGGATCGTATGAACCTTGGCAGTTGGAAGATTTCTACTTCGTTCGTGATTTTGTCAGGTCCTGGGTAGATGATATACTTGAATTTATTACTTTTGAGCCTTTTAAAAAAGATGTTGTTGTCAATTTTGCAGCCCAGTTTAAAAAAGAACTGGACACTGAACAGTCAGAGTTGGAATTTTCCGAGGCTGTTGATGGAGTAGGAGAGACATTGTTGGAGGAAGTTATCAAAGAGTTGTTGGCTGATGCAGCAGACGAGTGTGTTAATGTTCATCATCAAGCACAGCAGTTCATGATTAGCATCATCCTAAATGCCCTGACCCCTGACAACGCTGATGATGCTATTAGAACACAACTCTCAAATACCTTTCAGCAAATGCAAAAAGAGAGAGTTAAAAGACCAAATATTTGGCAGCACAATCaaaaactttattttcttgGAGATGAAGCAGAAAGCAAACCTCATACAGCAGATGACACTTTTGATGGAGAAGTGCTGTCATTTCATGGGCAGACCCCTTATGACGAAAAGCCATTGAACGAACTCTCACAGACCTTCAAACAGTTTCGTGATATTGAGTCGCAGTACTGGATGGGGTATAGCCCTGTGTCAACTTTCTTACCTCTACCTAAGAGGTACAGGGGGGTGTCATGTACAGCACTGTCCTCAGACCATGCCCTTCTTGCATTAGGCACGATACAAGGAGATGTTGTTGTCTGGGATTTACTGCTCTATCCTCCCAGAGTGCTAAGGTCTGTTAAAGGAAATGTAGCCATAATGAGCATTCAGTGGTCTAAGGACACTTCACGGATCCTAACGCTTAACTCCCAAGGCACTGTAGAACTGTGGTCTGTTGGGAACACTCTTATAGTGTCACAGAATGTTCTCGGGTTTGAACCAGTTGAGCAGAATTTGGGATTTAAAGCTAGCAATCTTACTAGTATACTGAGAATTGACCCCCAGAGCCTCAAGATAACAGAGGGGCCCCTCATGTCTGTTACTCATGTCATCGGAAAACCATGCTGCGCAGAATTCCACCCCTCACTCACATTCCTCGGCAAACAAGGAGCAATAATGGTTGGCATGGTAACTGGTAATATATTAAAATTAAATACAAGTGGCAGTGAAAATGCAGTGCTGTTTCCAAAGATAAGTAACAGTACACCAAATAAGATCAGTGCTGGCATTGAAGTGGAACTCTTTAAGGCGCACAAGCACCCAGTGATACTAATTGAGTTTGTGAATAACTCTGTCACCATGGTTACTGCTGACAGCATGGGGTATATTTACATGTGGCAGTACTCAGAGGATAATTTTTCTGGCTTTGGATGGTTTACACCTATCAGTAGCTACCAGCTAGACATGACTGAGCTAACCTATGAGCCTGTTGATGAGTCTTCAGAAAAGGAAGAGTTTGTTGACACTGTTAAAGGTGCCGGAAAAATCAGAGAGCTCAGTCGACAGGACATGATAGCAAAGAGGAAGAAGACTCAAACTCTCATCAACTCACTGCGGTTTGGGAAGCCTTGGAAGATCGAGGAGGTTGGTGACAACAAAGTAAAGTATTATTACACCCCTCGTCATGTTCCAGAAAATGGAGCTACTTTCCACTGTGTCACATACTACAAAGAGAACAAACTGCTTGCTCAGTACACAACACAGATGTACAAGCATCACCGAATTCCTAGCAGTAAGCTTATGTCTTGTAGCCTTGATCCATCCGGTGACAAACTGCTGTTCGCTTTATTGTTCAAGGAAGCTCCTTCAAAGGAGGCACATGTGTCTTTTGTGACCATTAATCTCAGGCCAGTCGGAGTAAGCACGAATGTGATTGAGTACCCTTTGAATACAACAGAGTACAAACAGTGCATGGAAGGGGATGCCTGTGCCTTGGATGTGACCAAAATTATTGACGCCACAGGGAGCCAGTATATGTTCAGTAACATCTGCGGTAGCCTCAACGGCTTCTCCTTGACCTCAGGTAGTACTGTCGTAGCAGCAAGTCAGGAGAACTGGATAGGATGCCACCTGGGTGTTGAGCAAGCTGTCACATTCTCAAATGCAAGGGTCACCTTAGCATGTCCAGCACTGGGCTTGATCATGCTTTTGCATGCCCCTAGGCAGAGCACACTGACATTGATTCACTTCAAGGATAAGAACACGGCCATTCAGAGACAGGACACTTGGGCTGCATTTTGTGCACTCAGGGCATTTAATGCTGCCAGCCCCAGCCCTCAAGGTCAAGGCCAAGTTCTTTCCAGAAGAGCCTGGACATTTGATGGTTTCACAGATTGCCATGTTGCATTCACTATGGAGACACTGGTGCTTGACCTTGTAGATGACGCCATACAGATTGCTGATGGCAAGTTTATGGAGGAGCAAGCTAAAGCTTATACTCTGCAAAACAGATTTCACCCATTCATAAAGCGTAATTGA
- the LOC5502799 gene encoding beta-1,3-galactosyltransferase 1 — MRRFSIKKYHVMQVLLPCIGLLSCMALFYSLFIDQADSNIVLQRRTIRRKIRAGKPDGKSTKLKDEQTSYTLPGSLEFFWTKRSGSQRNKDYSPGSQTTHASGLSATKSTSKPPDDTYWPVFNFSVVKPEIQPTGINKSEYFLLVVVNSGADARYYPRRHAIRRTWGSPSHDSSERKWCVVFTLGKTQNKTLNELVIKEANTYNDILIGDFEDIYFNLLIKTFMSHVWAAEQRCSYILKTDDDVYVKVPSLIAWLVRTRRRTRFYGGHVYTGYIVGRVKGHKWSISKRYYEQHIFPPFCAGAFHVVSADVVALMVNHTKVRRPFHMDDAYLGVAASDLGIKAVRISGFNAYVGNTDICESSDLDLLLSEVAIGHGITPACMDRIHRLTHTSDSTSRK; from the coding sequence ATGCGACGCTTCAGTATAAAGAAATATCATGTGATGCAAGTCCTCTTGCCTTGCATTGGGTTGTTATCTTGCATGGCTTTGTTCTACTCGTTATTCATTGATCAAGCCGATTCAAACATCGTGCTGCAGAGAAGAACGATCAGACGAAAGATCAGGGCTGGAAAGCCCGATGGGAAAAGTACTAAGTTGAAAGACGAACAAACAAGCTATACACTGCCAGGATCTCTCGAGTTTTTTTGGACGAAAAGATCTGGCAGTCAGCGAAATAAAGATTATTCTCCTGGCTCTCAAACTACACACGCAAGTGGGCTGTCTGCAACGAAGTCAACCTCGAAACCTCCCGATGATACGTACTGGCCAGTATTTAACTTCAGCGTTGTTAAGCCCGAAATTCAACCTACGGGTATCAACAAAAGCGAGTATTTTCTACTAGTCGTCGTGAATTCAGGAGCCGATGCGAGATATTACCCCCGGCGACACGCTATACGTAGGACATGGGGTTCCCCCAGTCACGATAGCTCAGAGAGGAAGTGGTGCGTGGTgtttacattagggaaaacccaaaacaaaacactCAACGAGCTTGTCATCAAAGAAGCCAATACTTATAATGATATCCTAATCGGGGATTTCGAGgatatttatttcaatttgCTTATTAAAACTTTCATGAGTCATGTCTGGGCTGCCGAACAACGCTGCAGTTACATCTTAAAAACAGACGACGACGTGTACGTGAAGGTTCCTAGTCTTATTGCGTGGCTCGTGAGGACACGGCGACGGACGCGGTTTTACGGCGGCCATGTTTACACGGGATACATAGTGGGGCGTGTAAAGGGACACAAATGGAGTATCAGTAAGAGATACTATGAACAACACATCTTTCCACCTTTTTGTGCGGGCGCATTTCACGTAGTGTCTGCCGATGTGGTGGCCTTGATGGTAAATCATACCAAGGTTCGTCGCCCGTTTCATATGGACGATGCGTATTTAGGTGTCGCTGCGAGTGATTTGGGGATCAAGGCGGTCAGGATATCTGGGTTTAACGCATATGTGGGGAATACTGACATTTGCGAATCGTCTGATTTAGATTTGTTGTTATCCGAGGTCGCGATAGGGCACGGAATTACGCCTGCATGTATGGATAGAATCCACAGGCTAACGCACACGTCAGATAGCACGTCACGCAAGTGA
- the LOC5502798 gene encoding mitochondrial 2-oxodicarboxylate carrier: MTHNEKRIGWLQEGMIGLGVGVLYGTTSVAVGHPFDTIKTKMQAQAGFEKTSMIKSFIKTVKTQGIRGLYRGCVPPLWGSGIYRSTQFAVFEAAYTFLSHHRTCTKEIPFTGGLQLRVVLAGMLGSTSRAIIETPLELAKVRRQTGQSWQFRGLYKGFGVTWCRTMGLMTTYFILVDTGRRHFPEQFKRPLLGPFLTSGIAATLAWWIVWPLEYMKSQVQGNYGKEMPVVARMRLVFREKGGFFALYRGILPGSIRSFMSNGCSMVVMSWAQRKVSDWGLRSKMG, translated from the exons TCAAGAGGGGATGATTGGGTTAGGAG TTGGTGTGCTATATGGCACAACCAGCGTTGCTGTGGGCCACCCATTTGACACAATAAAAACCAAGATGCAAGCCCAAGCTGGTTTTGAAAAGACTTCAATGATCAAGTCCTTTATAAAGACAGTAAAAACACAGGGAATTAGAGGATTGTATAG GGGCTGCGTACCTCCTTTATGGGGTTCCGGTATTTACCGCTCAACACAGTTTGCAGTATTTGAGGCAGC GTACACATTTCTAAGTCATCACAGAACATGTACAAAAGAAATTCCTTTTACAGGGGGTTTACAACT CCGAGTAGTACTGGCAGGAATGTTAGGGTCGACTTCAAGGGCAATTATTGAGACTCCTTTAGAATTAGCAAAG GTGCGGCGCCAGACAGGGCAATCTTGGCAGTTCAGAGGGCTCTATAAG GGATTTGGTGTTACCTGGTGTAGGACTATGGGATTAATGACAACATATTTTATACTGGTCGATACTGGAAGGAGGCACTTCCCTGAGCAATTCAAGAGACCACTTCTCGGACCATTCCTCACTTCAGGGATAGCAGCAAC TCTTGCCTGGTGGATTGTGTGGCCTTTGGAATACATGAAGTCTCAAGTGCAGGGAAACTATGGAAA AGAGATGCCAGTTGTTGCCCGGATGCGCCTGGTGTTTAGGGAGAAAGGAGGTTTCTTTGCGCTCTACCGGGGAATCCTTCCTGGTTCTATCAGAAGTTTCATGTCCAATGGTTGCAGTATGGTGGTCATGAGCTGGGCACAAAGAAAAGTCTCAGATTGGGGACTACGAAGCAAAATGGGTTGA
- the LOC116610300 gene encoding glycerophosphocholine phosphodiesterase GPCPD1 isoform X2, producing MTSHTCYIVHPLLPALCTVHAFSRPLLACALAKISVRMQSIMCEQSGINEQVKLKVLEGFDCLEASGEDSEHQLTDANFLTFSTMTKNLSNLALCISIFTPGHTSTDPTLVGKGYVTAAYLTGSIGRITTTINNSTGFPIGHVKVGYVLVRAWSLPEGASYHPSESIEKSMSGPFLCGHRGAGESFNTTTPSEFPENTIAAFKAAKSLGVHFVEFDVHVTKDHVPVVFHDDTVKLSVETSNQKFAIDFEIPVKDLTFQQTRHVKVWQRSVVLDDPENDSVIDGFTDKVVAEKALFKDPLKRHHEKSLFPTLKEAFLEVSSETGFFIEVKYPMETTVSGNVDHLCTDGNILVDSILNVVFENAGSRKVFFICFDPNICTMLKLKQNRFPVMFLSSCENDLWVPYKDMRTRNIASAVAFAKSLGLDGLSLFSTALMQAPADIDRVKKEGLTLSTWGHENNQAEKRQWQHEKGIRYITLDRVCDLLS from the exons ATGACGTCCCACACGTGTTATATTGTGCATCCACTCTTGCCGGCATTGTGTACTGTTCATGCTTTTTCACGTCCTCTCTTGGCCTGTGCACTGGCAAAAATCAGTGTGCGCATGCAATCGATCATGTGTGAG caatctGGCATCAATGAACAAGTTAAGCTTAAG GTTCTAGAGGGATTTGACTGCTTAGAGGCTTCAGGGGAGGACAGTGAGCACCAGCTAACTGATGCAAACTTTCTCACATTCTCCACAATGACAAAAAATCTGTCAAACTTG GCTCTTTGTATTAGCATATTCACTCCTGGCCATACTAGTACCGACCCTACCCTGGTTGGTAAAGGCTATGTCACTGCTGCATACTTGACAGGCAGTATAGGAAGAATCACAACAACAATCAACAACTCAACAGGATTCCCCATTGGACATGTTAAAG TTGGTTATGTCCTGGTGAGGGCGTGGTCACTTCCAGAAGGCGCTTCTTATCACCCCTCTGAGTCCATTGAGAAGAGCATGTCTGGCCCGTTCTTGTGTGGTCACAGGGGAGCTGGCGAATCTTTTAATACTACAAC ACCTTCAGAATTTCCAGAAAATACAATAGCGGCATTTAAAGCAGCAAAATCGCTG GGTGTTCACTTTGTAGAGTTTGATGTCCATGTGACCAAGGACCATGTGCCCGTCGTATTTCATGATGACACAGTCAAGTTATCCGTAGAG ACTTCAAATCAAAAGTTTGCCATTGATTTTGAGATCCCGGTGAAAGACCTCACATTTCAACAGACAAGACATGTTAAG GTCTGGCAACGAAGTGTAGTTTTGGACGATCCGGAAAATGACAGCGTTATAGATG GTTTTACAGACAAGGTTGTTGCCGAAAAAGCTCTCTTCAAAGACCCCTTGAAAAGACACCACGAAAAAAGTTTGTTCCCGACACTCAAAGAG GCGTTTCTAGAAGTTTCAAGTGAAACTGGGTTTTTCATTGAGGTGAAATACCCTATGGAGACCACG GTCAGCGGTAACGTGGACCATCTCTGCACTGACGGTAACATACTCGTAGACTCCATCCTTAATGTTGTATTCGAGAATGCGGGCTCAAGGAAGGTCTTCTTCATCTGCTTCGACCCTAATATCTGTACTAT GTTAAAACTCAAACAAAACCGCTTCCCTGTAATGTTCTTGTCTTCCTGTGAAAACGACCTATGGGTGCCATATAAGGACATGCGAACCCGCAATATAGCGTCAGCGGTAGCGTTCGCCAAGTCCCTTGGACTGGATGGGTTGTCGCTGTTCTCCACAGCCTTAATGCAGGCTCCAGCAGACATTGACAGGGTAAAGAAAGAGGGCCTCACGCTATCAACGTGGGGTCATGAGAACAACCAGGCAGAGAAACGACAATGGCAGCACGAGAAAGGAATCAGATACATTACATTAGACAG GGTTTGTGATCTGTTGTCCTGA